From Streptomyces sp. TLI_105, the proteins below share one genomic window:
- a CDS encoding phosphatase PAP2 family protein — protein sequence MGETTVKSLDSRTTPSSPIVADEGRFARLRARSPRRPTIWFEILLIAVSYWTYSLIRNAVPEQKAEALRNADWIWKTEESLGLAFEHAVNHAVNSVTWLIVSMNYYYATLHFVVTIGVLVWLYRWHPGRYGAFRTVLFATTGVALVGYYLYPLAPPRLMNGQNFVDTVLVHHTWGSMASGNLKHVSNQYAAMPSMHIGWSLWCGLTIFLLARAPWARILGLLYPTATLVVIVATANHFWMDAVGGMLCLSFGFTVSYFWYGSRPHRLPKLVEPAASTPQDIGQGATQGGPPLERTGAGKAGPESSRDAQEQERISSGS from the coding sequence ATGGGTGAAACGACCGTGAAGAGCTTGGACAGCCGGACGACCCCGTCGTCACCCATCGTGGCCGACGAGGGAAGGTTCGCGCGGCTGCGCGCCCGCTCGCCCCGCCGCCCCACCATCTGGTTCGAGATCCTGCTCATCGCGGTGAGCTACTGGACGTACTCGCTCATCCGCAACGCGGTGCCGGAGCAGAAGGCCGAGGCGCTCCGGAACGCCGACTGGATCTGGAAGACCGAGGAGTCCCTCGGGCTCGCCTTCGAGCACGCCGTCAACCATGCCGTGAACTCGGTGACATGGCTGATCGTCTCGATGAACTACTACTACGCCACGCTGCACTTCGTCGTGACCATCGGTGTGCTGGTGTGGCTGTACCGATGGCATCCGGGCCGTTACGGAGCGTTCCGCACGGTCCTGTTCGCGACCACCGGTGTGGCCCTGGTCGGCTACTACCTGTACCCGCTCGCGCCGCCCCGGCTCATGAACGGGCAGAACTTCGTCGACACGGTGCTCGTCCACCACACCTGGGGCTCGATGGCCTCGGGCAACCTCAAGCACGTGTCGAACCAGTACGCGGCGATGCCGTCGATGCACATCGGCTGGTCGCTCTGGTGCGGACTGACCATCTTCCTGCTCGCCCGGGCGCCCTGGGCGAGGATCCTCGGCCTGCTCTACCCGACGGCGACCCTCGTCGTCATCGTCGCCACCGCCAACCACTTCTGGATGGACGCGGTCGGCGGCATGCTCTGCCTGTCCTTCGGCTTCACCGTGTCCTACTTCTGGTACGGCTCGCGCCCCCACCGCCTGCCGAAGCTGGTGGAGCCAGCGGCGTCGACCCCGCAGGACATCGGACAGGGTGCCACGCAGGGCGGTCCGCCTCTAGAGCGGACGGGCGCTGGGAAGGCGGGCCCGGAGAGCTCGCGAGATGCCCAGGAACAGGAACGGATCAGCTCCGGTAGTTGA
- a CDS encoding LacI family DNA-binding transcriptional regulator: MTARLSDIAAQAGVSEATVSRVLNGKAGVATATRESVLAALDVLGYERPVRLRRRSAGLVGLITPELDNPIFPALAQVIGQALTRQGYTPVLATQTPGGSTEDELTDMLVERGVAGIIFVSGLHADTTADMTRYDQLRGKGVPYVLLNGFSPKVQAPFVSPDDRAAMRLAVTHLAALGHTRIGLAVGPKRFVPVLRKIEGFQQGMAERFGLSPEESEELIQHSLYTLEGGQAAAGALISRGCTAIVCASDMMALGAIRAARQQGLDVPRDVSVVGFDDSPLIAFTDPPLTTIRQPVQAMGQAAVRALLEEVGGTPAPHSEFVFMPELVVRGSTASAPAAARTPS; this comes from the coding sequence ATGACCGCGCGGCTCTCCGACATCGCAGCCCAGGCGGGGGTCAGTGAGGCCACAGTCAGCCGCGTGCTCAACGGCAAGGCGGGAGTGGCCACCGCCACCCGCGAGTCCGTCCTTGCCGCGCTCGACGTGCTCGGCTACGAGCGGCCCGTGCGTCTGCGCCGGCGCAGCGCGGGACTCGTCGGTCTCATCACCCCCGAGCTGGACAACCCGATCTTCCCCGCCCTCGCCCAGGTCATCGGGCAGGCCCTGACCCGTCAGGGGTACACCCCGGTCCTCGCCACCCAGACCCCCGGCGGGTCCACCGAGGACGAGCTCACCGACATGCTGGTGGAGCGCGGCGTCGCCGGCATCATCTTCGTCTCCGGCCTGCACGCCGACACCACGGCCGACATGACGCGCTACGACCAGCTGCGCGGCAAGGGCGTCCCGTACGTCCTCCTCAACGGCTTCTCCCCCAAGGTCCAGGCGCCCTTCGTCTCCCCCGACGACCGGGCGGCGATGCGGCTGGCCGTGACGCACCTGGCCGCCCTCGGCCACACGCGGATCGGTCTCGCCGTCGGGCCGAAGCGGTTCGTGCCGGTGCTGCGCAAGATAGAGGGCTTCCAGCAGGGCATGGCGGAGCGGTTCGGCCTCTCCCCCGAGGAGTCCGAGGAGCTGATCCAGCACTCCCTCTACACCCTGGAGGGCGGGCAGGCCGCGGCCGGGGCGCTGATCTCCCGCGGCTGCACGGCGATCGTCTGCGCGAGCGACATGATGGCGCTCGGCGCGATCCGGGCGGCCCGGCAGCAGGGCCTGGACGTCCCCCGGGACGTCTCGGTCGTCGGCTTCGACGACTCTCCGCTCATAGCGTTCACCGACCCGCCGCTCACCACGATCCGGCAGCCGGTGCAGGCGATGGGGCAGGCCGCGGTCCGCGCGCTCCTGGAGGAGGTGGGGGGCACTCCGGCCCCGCACTCCGAGTTCGTCTTCATGCCTGAGCTCGTGGTTCGCGGTTCGACCGCGTCGGCTCCGGCGGCCGCGCGCACTCCTTCCTGA
- a CDS encoding extracellular solute-binding protein, protein MRRGIAATALVAALGVTLAACGGSDSGSNGGSKSSGELSGTVTWWDTSTVGSEDKVFKKVAEDFTKAHPKVTVKYVNVPFGEAQNKFKNAAQSGSGAPDVIRSEVAWTPEFADLGYLAPLDGTPALKNQDDFLKQAAASTKYKGKTYAVPQVIDSMGIFYNKKIFKEAGVTVPKTIDELKAVSAKIKQKTGKTGLYLRGDDAYWFLSFLYGEGGDLVDAENKKITVDNPAGVKAFKVVKDLVDSGAAKTDATDGWNNMQTAFKEGKVAMMINGPWAVSDTYAGKEFADKANLGIAPVPAGSGGQGAPQGGHNLAVYAGSKNLDASYAFAEYMTSAETQAKVSKELSLLPTRESVYIKPDVATNEMISFFKPVVDKAVERPWIPETGSLFAPLVTEYTKVLTGQTTPETGAKTVGDGYRKLLKDWK, encoded by the coding sequence ATGCGGCGTGGCATAGCGGCTACCGCGCTGGTCGCGGCCCTGGGCGTGACCCTGGCGGCGTGCGGCGGCAGCGACAGCGGTTCCAACGGCGGCTCGAAGAGCTCGGGCGAGCTCTCCGGCACCGTGACCTGGTGGGACACCTCCACGGTCGGCTCCGAGGACAAGGTCTTCAAGAAGGTCGCCGAGGACTTCACCAAGGCGCACCCCAAGGTCACCGTCAAGTACGTGAACGTGCCCTTCGGCGAGGCGCAGAACAAGTTCAAGAACGCCGCGCAGTCCGGCTCCGGCGCGCCCGACGTCATCCGCTCCGAGGTCGCCTGGACCCCCGAGTTCGCCGACCTCGGCTACCTCGCCCCGCTGGACGGCACCCCCGCCCTCAAGAACCAGGACGACTTCCTCAAGCAGGCCGCGGCCTCCACCAAGTACAAGGGCAAGACCTACGCCGTCCCGCAGGTCATCGACTCCATGGGCATCTTCTACAACAAGAAGATCTTCAAGGAAGCCGGTGTCACGGTCCCCAAGACCATCGACGAGCTCAAGGCCGTCTCCGCCAAGATCAAGCAGAAGACCGGCAAGACCGGCCTGTACCTGCGCGGCGACGACGCCTACTGGTTCCTCTCCTTCCTGTACGGCGAGGGCGGCGACCTGGTCGACGCCGAGAACAAGAAGATCACCGTCGACAACCCGGCCGGCGTGAAGGCCTTCAAGGTCGTCAAGGACCTGGTGGACTCCGGCGCGGCCAAGACGGACGCGACCGACGGCTGGAACAACATGCAGACCGCCTTCAAGGAAGGCAAGGTCGCCATGATGATCAACGGCCCCTGGGCCGTCTCCGACACCTACGCCGGCAAGGAGTTCGCCGACAAGGCCAACCTGGGCATCGCCCCGGTCCCGGCCGGCTCGGGCGGCCAGGGCGCCCCGCAGGGCGGCCACAACCTCGCCGTCTACGCGGGCTCCAAGAACCTCGACGCCTCCTACGCCTTCGCCGAGTACATGACCTCGGCCGAGACCCAGGCGAAGGTCTCGAAGGAGCTCAGCCTCCTCCCCACCCGCGAGTCGGTCTACATCAAGCCGGACGTCGCGACCAACGAGATGATCTCGTTCTTCAAGCCGGTCGTCGACAAGGCCGTCGAGCGCCCCTGGATCCCGGAGACCGGCAGCCTCTTCGCGCCGCTCGTCACCGAGTACACCAAGGTCCTGACCGGCCAGACCACCCCGGAGACGGGAGCCAAGACGGTGGGCGACGGCTACCGCAAGCTCCTGAAGGACTGGAAGTAA
- a CDS encoding carbohydrate ABC transporter permease, translating into MAVDTTGQSVAKAAGDDVARGRSRGTGSHRGVPKRSLSTHWYAWAMVAPVTIVIAVIIGYPLVRGIYLSLTDANERNVARSIGVNQIPASYEFVGLDNYTDAITGSQFLGTLGWTIVWTVSCVALTFALGLGLANILNRRIAGRSAYRLMLILPWAVPGFVSVFAWRFLYNQDNGLLNKVLAGGGIDAVPWLNDPTWAKLSVIATNVWLGVPFMMVALLGGLQSIPGELYEAAEMDGASAWQRFRHITMPGLRSVSTTVILLSTIWTFNMFPVIFLLTRGGPGEATQILVTQAYKFSFEVSPRDFAQSSTWGVLILVLLMVFAAFYQRVLRKQGEVW; encoded by the coding sequence ATGGCTGTGGACACCACCGGCCAGTCGGTGGCGAAGGCCGCGGGCGACGACGTCGCCCGCGGCCGGAGCCGCGGAACTGGCAGTCACCGGGGCGTGCCGAAGCGCTCCCTCTCCACCCACTGGTACGCCTGGGCGATGGTCGCCCCGGTGACGATCGTGATCGCCGTGATCATCGGCTACCCGCTGGTCCGCGGCATCTACCTGTCGCTGACCGACGCCAACGAGCGGAACGTCGCGCGGTCGATCGGTGTCAACCAGATCCCGGCCAGCTACGAGTTCGTCGGTCTGGACAACTACACCGACGCGATCACCGGAAGCCAGTTCCTCGGGACGCTCGGCTGGACGATCGTCTGGACCGTGTCCTGCGTGGCGCTGACCTTCGCCCTCGGCCTCGGCCTCGCCAACATCCTGAACCGCAGGATCGCCGGCCGCTCCGCCTACCGGCTGATGCTGATCCTGCCCTGGGCCGTGCCCGGCTTCGTCTCCGTCTTCGCCTGGCGCTTCCTCTACAACCAGGACAACGGCCTGCTCAACAAGGTCCTCGCGGGCGGCGGCATCGACGCCGTCCCGTGGCTCAACGACCCGACCTGGGCCAAGCTCTCGGTCATCGCGACCAACGTCTGGCTCGGCGTCCCGTTCATGATGGTCGCCCTCCTCGGCGGACTCCAGTCCATCCCCGGCGAGCTGTACGAGGCCGCCGAGATGGACGGCGCGAGCGCCTGGCAGCGCTTCCGGCACATCACCATGCCGGGGCTCCGGTCCGTCAGCACCACCGTGATCCTGCTGAGCACCATCTGGACCTTCAACATGTTCCCGGTGATCTTCCTGCTCACCCGGGGCGGGCCCGGCGAGGCCACCCAGATCCTCGTCACCCAGGCCTACAAGTTCTCCTTCGAGGTCAGCCCGCGCGACTTCGCCCAGTCGTCCACGTGGGGCGTGCTCATCCTGGTCCTCCTGATGGTCTTCGCCGCGTTCTACCAGCGCGTCCTCCGCAAGCAGGGAGAAGTCTGGTGA
- a CDS encoding sugar ABC transporter permease — translation MVTTTTPTPQPLNAPIRGRRSPLASVGLHVTLIVASVIAVFPVLWVLLTSLKPAKFATTTDFFKETTFENYTNLLNDTPFLTWFGNSLLVAGLTTVLGVFVSATTGYAVSRFRFPGKRGLMWTLLITQMFPVAVLIVPIYNIMATMGLLNQPVGLVITYLTIAVPFCAWMMKGFFDTIPREIDESGYVDGLTPFGTFWRLILPLAKPGIAVTAFYSFITAWGEVAYASAFMVGDENLTLAGGLQKFVNQYGAQWGPMSAASVLIALPAALVFLFAQRHLVTGMSAGAVKG, via the coding sequence CTGGTGACCACCACGACCCCCACCCCCCAGCCCCTGAACGCCCCGATCCGGGGACGCCGCTCCCCGCTCGCCTCGGTGGGCCTGCACGTCACGCTGATCGTCGCCTCCGTGATCGCCGTCTTCCCGGTGCTGTGGGTCCTGCTGACCTCGCTGAAGCCGGCGAAGTTCGCGACCACCACGGACTTCTTCAAAGAGACGACGTTCGAGAACTACACGAACCTGCTGAACGACACCCCGTTCCTCACCTGGTTCGGCAACTCGCTGCTCGTCGCCGGCCTCACCACCGTCCTCGGCGTCTTCGTCTCCGCCACCACGGGCTACGCCGTCAGCCGCTTCCGGTTCCCCGGCAAGCGCGGCCTGATGTGGACGCTGCTCATCACCCAGATGTTCCCGGTCGCCGTCCTGATCGTGCCGATCTACAACATCATGGCGACGATGGGCCTGCTCAACCAGCCGGTCGGCCTGGTCATCACGTACCTGACCATCGCCGTCCCGTTCTGCGCGTGGATGATGAAGGGCTTCTTCGACACCATCCCGCGCGAGATCGACGAGTCCGGCTACGTCGACGGCCTCACCCCGTTCGGCACCTTCTGGCGGCTCATCCTGCCGCTCGCCAAGCCGGGCATCGCGGTCACCGCCTTCTACTCCTTCATCACCGCCTGGGGCGAGGTCGCCTACGCCTCCGCCTTCATGGTCGGCGACGAGAACCTCACGCTCGCCGGCGGACTGCAGAAGTTCGTCAACCAGTACGGCGCCCAGTGGGGCCCGATGTCCGCGGCCTCCGTGCTCATCGCCCTCCCCGCCGCCCTGGTGTTCCTCTTCGCCCAGCGGCACCTGGTCACCGGCATGTCCGCCGGCGCCGTCAAGGGCTGA
- a CDS encoding glycoside hydrolase family 13 protein yields MTQHLATPADVPTTGTHTGWWRDAVIYQVYPRSFADGNGDGMGDLEGVRSRLPYLKELGVDAVWLSPFYASPQADAGYDVADYRAIDPMFGSLLDADALIREAHELGLRIIVDLVPNHSSDQHEWFQRALREGPGSVLRERYHFRPGKGKDGELPPNDWESIFGGPAWTRTENPDGTPGDWYLHLFAPEQPDFNWEHPAVRDEFRSILRFWLDMGVDGFRVDVAHGLVKAAGLPDIGAHDQLKLLGNDVMPFFDQDGVHQIYRSWRQILAEYDGERILVAEAWTPTVDRTANYVRPDEMHQAFNFQYLGTHWDAAELRTVIDASLDAMRPVGAPTTWVLSNHDVTRHATRFANPAGLGTQLREAGDRELGLRRARAATLLMLALPGSAYVYQGEELGLPDVTDLPDEVRQDPSFWRASGQDGFRDGCRVPIPWTVEGSSYGFGDGGSWLPQPATWSALSVEAQTGDPGSTLELYRSALAVRRERPELGAGDSVEWLEAPEGVLSFRRDGFVCTANTTGRAITVPLPGRYLLSSGEVGGSAVEGTVELPADTTVWWAA; encoded by the coding sequence ATGACCCAGCATCTCGCCACCCCGGCCGACGTCCCCACCACCGGCACGCACACGGGCTGGTGGAGAGACGCCGTGATCTACCAGGTCTACCCGCGCAGCTTCGCCGACGGAAACGGCGACGGCATGGGCGACCTGGAGGGCGTCCGCAGCCGGCTGCCGTACCTCAAGGAGCTCGGCGTCGACGCCGTCTGGCTCTCCCCGTTCTACGCCTCGCCGCAGGCCGACGCCGGTTACGACGTCGCCGACTACCGGGCCATCGACCCCATGTTCGGCTCGCTCCTCGACGCCGACGCGCTGATCCGCGAGGCCCACGAACTGGGCCTGCGCATCATCGTCGACCTGGTCCCCAACCACTCCTCCGACCAGCACGAGTGGTTCCAGCGCGCCCTGCGCGAGGGCCCCGGCTCGGTGCTCCGTGAGCGCTACCACTTCCGCCCCGGCAAGGGCAAGGACGGCGAACTCCCGCCCAACGACTGGGAGTCCATCTTCGGCGGCCCCGCCTGGACCCGTACGGAGAACCCGGACGGCACCCCCGGCGACTGGTACCTCCACCTCTTCGCCCCGGAGCAGCCCGACTTCAACTGGGAACACCCCGCCGTCCGCGACGAGTTCCGCTCCATCCTGCGCTTCTGGCTCGACATGGGCGTCGACGGCTTCCGCGTCGACGTCGCCCACGGCCTGGTCAAGGCCGCCGGACTGCCCGACATCGGCGCCCACGACCAGCTGAAGCTGCTCGGCAACGACGTCATGCCCTTCTTCGACCAGGACGGCGTCCACCAGATCTACCGCTCCTGGCGGCAGATCCTCGCCGAGTACGACGGAGAGCGCATCCTCGTCGCCGAGGCCTGGACCCCGACCGTCGACCGCACCGCGAACTACGTGCGCCCCGACGAGATGCACCAGGCCTTCAACTTCCAGTACCTGGGCACCCACTGGGACGCCGCCGAGCTCCGCACGGTCATCGACGCCTCGCTCGACGCGATGCGCCCGGTCGGCGCCCCCACCACCTGGGTGCTGTCCAACCACGACGTCACCCGGCACGCCACCCGCTTCGCCAACCCGGCGGGCCTCGGCACCCAGCTCCGCGAGGCCGGCGACCGCGAGCTCGGCCTGCGCCGCGCCCGCGCCGCGACCCTGCTCATGCTGGCCCTGCCCGGCTCCGCCTACGTCTACCAGGGCGAGGAGCTCGGCCTGCCGGACGTCACCGACCTGCCCGACGAGGTCCGGCAGGACCCGTCGTTCTGGCGGGCCAGCGGCCAGGACGGCTTCCGCGACGGCTGCCGGGTGCCGATCCCGTGGACCGTCGAGGGCTCCTCGTACGGCTTCGGCGACGGCGGCTCCTGGCTGCCGCAGCCCGCGACCTGGAGCGCCCTGAGCGTCGAGGCGCAGACCGGCGACCCCGGCTCCACCCTGGAGCTGTACCGCAGCGCGCTCGCCGTCCGGCGCGAGCGCCCCGAACTCGGTGCGGGCGATTCCGTCGAGTGGCTGGAGGCACCCGAGGGTGTGCTCTCCTTCCGCCGCGACGGATTCGTCTGCACCGCCAACACCACCGGCCGGGCCATCACCGTCCCGCTGCCCGGCCGGTATCTCCTCTCCAGCGGGGAGGTGGGCGGCTCCGCCGTGGAGGGGACGGTGGAGCTGCCCGCCGACACCACCGTCTGGTGGGCGGCGTGA
- a CDS encoding LacI family DNA-binding transcriptional regulator translates to MGGVTIPLPRGAGNGAPRLADIAAQSGVSEATVSRVLNGKAGVAGATRHKVLAALDVLGYERPVRLKRRSAGLVGLVVPELTNPIFPAFAQVVEQVLAGHGYTPVLCTQMPGGATEDELVDQLVERGVAGIVFLSGLHADATADPARYARLTERGVPYVLINGYNEHIDANFVSPDDRAAARMAVRHLVELGHERIGLAIGPTRYVPSRRKAEGFTAELYELLGVDRAEAERFIRPTLFGVEGGHAAADILLREGCTGIVCGSDLMALGVIRAVRARGLDVPGDVSVVGFDDSPLIAFTSPPLSTVRQPVQAMATAAVGALLEEIEGNPVQRTEFVFQPELVVRGSTAQPPGRLPHVLS, encoded by the coding sequence GTGGGCGGCGTGACGATCCCCCTGCCGCGGGGCGCCGGGAACGGCGCCCCGCGGCTCGCGGACATCGCCGCCCAGTCCGGGGTCAGCGAGGCCACCGTCAGCCGTGTCCTCAACGGCAAGGCGGGGGTGGCCGGCGCGACCCGGCACAAGGTCCTCGCGGCGCTCGACGTGCTCGGCTACGAGCGTCCCGTACGGCTCAAACGCCGCAGCGCGGGCCTCGTCGGGCTCGTCGTGCCCGAGCTGACCAACCCGATCTTCCCGGCCTTCGCGCAGGTCGTCGAGCAGGTCCTCGCCGGGCACGGCTACACCCCGGTCCTCTGCACCCAGATGCCCGGCGGCGCCACCGAGGACGAGCTCGTCGACCAGCTCGTGGAGCGCGGGGTGGCCGGCATCGTCTTCCTCTCCGGGCTGCACGCGGACGCCACCGCCGACCCGGCGCGCTACGCCCGGCTGACCGAGCGCGGCGTCCCGTACGTCCTCATCAACGGCTACAACGAGCACATCGACGCCAACTTCGTCTCCCCGGACGACCGGGCCGCGGCCAGGATGGCCGTCCGGCACCTGGTCGAGCTGGGCCACGAGCGGATCGGCCTCGCCATCGGCCCCACCCGGTACGTGCCCTCGCGCCGCAAGGCCGAGGGCTTCACCGCCGAGCTGTACGAACTCCTCGGCGTCGACCGGGCCGAGGCCGAACGGTTCATCAGGCCCACGCTCTTCGGCGTCGAGGGCGGGCACGCGGCCGCCGACATCCTGCTCCGCGAGGGCTGCACGGGCATCGTCTGCGGCTCCGACCTGATGGCGCTCGGCGTGATCCGCGCCGTGCGCGCCCGTGGCCTCGACGTGCCCGGAGACGTCTCCGTCGTCGGCTTCGACGACTCGCCGCTCATCGCCTTCACCAGCCCCCCGCTCTCCACCGTGCGCCAGCCCGTGCAGGCCATGGCGACGGCGGCCGTCGGCGCGCTCCTGGAGGAGATCGAGGGGAATCCGGTGCAGCGCACGGAGTTCGTCTTCCAGCCGGAGCTGGTGGTGCGCGGTTCCACGGCGCAGCCGCCCGGCCGGCTTCCGCACGTCCTTTCGTAA
- a CDS encoding carbohydrate-binding module family 20 domain-containing protein: MARKTVAAALALVAGAAAAVTGNAPAQAAPPGEKDVTAVMFEWNFASVARECTERLGPAGYGYVQVSPPQEHLQGGQWWTSYQPVSYKIAGRLGDRTAFKNMVDTCHAAGVKVVADSVINHMANGSGTGTGGTPFSKYDYPGLYSGADMDDCRSAISNYQDRANVQNCELVQLPDLDTGEDYVRGKIAGYLNDLLSLGVDGFRVDAAKHMPAADLANIKSRLTNPSVYWKQEAIYGAGEAVSPSEYLGNGDVQEFRYARDLKRVLQNEKLAYLKNFGEAWGYMPSGQSGVFVDNHDTERGGDTLNYKDGANYTLASVFMLAWPYGSPDVHSGYEWTDKDAGPPNNGQVNACYSDGWKCQHAWREISSMVAFRNTARGQAVTNWWDNGGNAIAFGRGSKAYVAINHESSALTRTFQTSLPAGAYCDVQSNTAVTVNSSGQFTATLAANTALALHTGAMACGTQPATTGASFNVNATTVTGQNVYVTGNRAELGNWAPASALKLDPAAYPVWKLTVSLPAGTAFEYKYLRKDAAGNVTWESGANRTATVPASGQIVLNDTFRN, translated from the coding sequence ATGGCCAGAAAGACCGTGGCAGCTGCACTCGCCCTCGTGGCGGGAGCCGCTGCGGCCGTCACGGGCAACGCCCCGGCGCAGGCCGCCCCACCCGGCGAGAAGGACGTCACCGCGGTGATGTTCGAATGGAACTTCGCCTCGGTCGCCCGCGAGTGCACCGAGCGCCTCGGCCCCGCCGGATACGGATACGTCCAGGTGTCCCCGCCCCAGGAGCACCTCCAGGGCGGCCAGTGGTGGACCTCGTACCAGCCGGTCAGCTACAAGATCGCCGGACGACTCGGCGACCGCACCGCCTTCAAGAACATGGTCGACACCTGCCACGCGGCGGGCGTGAAGGTCGTCGCCGACTCCGTCATCAACCACATGGCGAACGGATCGGGCACGGGAACGGGCGGGACCCCGTTCTCCAAGTACGACTACCCCGGCCTCTACTCGGGCGCCGACATGGACGACTGCCGGTCCGCCATCTCCAACTACCAGGACCGGGCGAACGTCCAGAACTGCGAACTGGTCCAGCTCCCCGACCTCGACACGGGCGAGGACTACGTCCGGGGGAAGATAGCCGGCTACCTCAACGACCTGCTGTCGCTCGGCGTCGACGGCTTCCGCGTCGACGCCGCCAAGCACATGCCGGCCGCCGACCTCGCGAACATCAAGTCGCGGCTGACGAATCCTTCCGTCTACTGGAAGCAGGAGGCCATCTACGGCGCCGGCGAGGCCGTCTCCCCGAGCGAGTACCTCGGCAACGGCGACGTCCAGGAGTTCCGCTACGCCCGCGACCTCAAGCGGGTCCTGCAGAACGAGAAGCTCGCCTACCTCAAGAACTTCGGCGAGGCCTGGGGCTACATGCCCTCCGGCCAGTCCGGCGTCTTCGTCGACAACCACGACACCGAGCGCGGCGGCGACACCCTCAACTACAAGGACGGCGCGAACTACACCCTCGCCTCCGTCTTCATGCTCGCCTGGCCCTACGGCTCCCCGGACGTCCACTCCGGCTACGAGTGGACCGACAAGGACGCGGGCCCGCCGAACAACGGCCAGGTGAACGCCTGCTACAGCGACGGCTGGAAGTGCCAGCACGCCTGGCGCGAGATCTCCTCCATGGTGGCCTTCCGCAACACCGCCCGCGGGCAGGCCGTCACGAACTGGTGGGACAACGGCGGCAACGCGATCGCGTTCGGCCGCGGCTCCAAGGCGTACGTGGCGATCAACCACGAGTCCTCCGCCCTGACCAGGACCTTCCAGACCTCCCTGCCCGCCGGCGCCTACTGCGACGTGCAGTCCAACACCGCCGTCACGGTGAACTCCTCCGGCCAGTTCACGGCCACCCTCGCCGCGAACACCGCCCTCGCCCTGCACACCGGGGCCATGGCCTGCGGCACCCAGCCGGCCACCACCGGCGCCTCCTTCAACGTGAACGCCACCACGGTCACCGGCCAGAACGTCTACGTCACCGGCAACCGCGCCGAGCTCGGCAACTGGGCCCCCGCCTCCGCCCTCAAGCTCGACCCGGCCGCGTACCCCGTCTGGAAGCTGACGGTGTCCCTGCCCGCCGGAACGGCCTTCGAGTACAAGTACCTCCGCAAGGACGCGGCCGGGAACGTCACCTGGGAGTCCGGCGCCAACCGCACCGCGACCGTCCCCGCCTCGGGCCAGATCGTCCTGAACGACACCTTCCGAAACTGA